One window of the Deinococcus aerius genome contains the following:
- a CDS encoding GreA/GreB family elongation factor → MVQATRQVRLTREGFERLQRTLAQENARLAEATRILQEQMETSADNEDTGLEDAKREKLNIEARIEELEDTLARAAIIEDHENDGRVELGAVVTLANETTKKDMRVQVVSAPEAAVLGGSLPRISEESPVGKQLMGRKPGETFVVNLENGRQVKYRVKTIEY, encoded by the coding sequence GTGGTACAAGCGACGAGACAGGTCAGACTCACCCGGGAGGGCTTCGAGCGCCTTCAGCGCACCCTGGCGCAGGAGAACGCCCGCCTGGCAGAGGCGACCCGCATCCTGCAAGAGCAGATGGAGACGAGCGCCGACAACGAGGACACTGGCCTGGAGGACGCCAAGCGCGAGAAGCTGAATATCGAGGCCCGCATCGAGGAGCTGGAGGACACCCTCGCCCGCGCCGCGATCATCGAGGACCACGAGAACGACGGGCGGGTGGAACTCGGCGCGGTGGTCACCCTCGCCAACGAGACCACCAAAAAGGACATGCGCGTGCAGGTCGTCAGTGCCCCCGAGGCGGCGGTCCTCGGCGGCAGCCTGCCCCGCATCAGCGAGGAGAGCCCGGTGGGCAAGCAGCTCATGGGCCGCAAGCCCGGCGAGACCTTTGTGGTGAACCTGGAAAACGGCCGTCAGGTCAAGTACCGGGTCAAGACCATCGAGTATTAG
- the lysS gene encoding lysine--tRNA ligase, which yields MSDSGPTPDPRRAGLHEQTVSRLNNQDALREAGFEPYPYSYPQTHHTRDVLAAHPGVEPGQEWPEETYALAGRVTLLRHMGKAAFADLTDEHGSIQLHFSRQDTEQFDATKKIDLGDIIGVTGFPFVTRTGQLTLRVRSWQPLVKSLHPLPSKFHGLQDEELRARRRYLDLMVTEGARQKFQARSRIIRYLRNELDRRGFMEVEGPTLQVTAGGAEARPFMTHHNALSHDFKLRISLELYLKRLLVGGFERVYEIGRVYRNEGIDRTHNPEFTMLELYWAYVDYAEIARLVEDLLSGLAQELHGAYTFEYGGRALDFTPPFARVDYVGSLREHVPGLDFDPLDLGRLREFCAARFPQWKGVPDYKLLDKLFGEFVEPLLVNPTFVMDHPAVISPLAKRHRTREGLTERFEVFCSGFELANAFSELNDAFDQRARFEAQSARRDAGDDEAHAQDEDFLLALEYGMPPAGGLGIGIDRLAMLLTDSDSIRDVLLFPLLRPEGQGQPQESGQLSAQG from the coding sequence ATGTCCGACTCCGGCCCCACCCCAGACCCCCGCCGCGCGGGGCTGCACGAGCAGACCGTCAGCCGCCTGAACAACCAGGACGCGCTGCGCGAGGCGGGCTTTGAACCCTACCCCTACAGCTACCCGCAGACCCACCACACCCGCGACGTGCTCGCCGCCCACCCGGGGGTGGAGCCCGGCCAGGAGTGGCCGGAGGAGACGTACGCGCTGGCGGGCCGCGTGACCCTGCTGCGCCACATGGGCAAGGCGGCCTTCGCCGACCTCACCGACGAACACGGCTCCATCCAACTCCACTTCTCCAGGCAGGACACCGAGCAGTTCGACGCGACGAAGAAAATTGACCTGGGCGACATCATCGGCGTGACGGGCTTTCCCTTCGTCACGCGGACGGGTCAGCTCACCCTGCGGGTCAGGTCGTGGCAGCCCCTGGTCAAGAGCCTGCACCCCCTCCCCAGCAAGTTCCACGGGCTCCAGGACGAGGAGCTGCGCGCCCGGCGGCGGTATCTGGACCTGATGGTGACGGAGGGCGCCCGGCAGAAGTTCCAGGCCCGCAGCCGCATCATCCGTTACCTGCGCAACGAACTCGACCGCCGGGGCTTCATGGAGGTCGAGGGGCCGACCCTCCAGGTCACGGCGGGCGGCGCCGAGGCCCGGCCCTTCATGACGCACCACAACGCGCTCTCGCACGACTTCAAGCTGCGGATCAGCCTGGAACTGTACCTCAAGCGCCTGCTGGTCGGCGGCTTCGAGCGGGTGTACGAGATCGGGCGGGTGTACCGCAACGAGGGCATCGACCGCACCCACAACCCCGAGTTCACGATGCTCGAACTCTACTGGGCCTACGTGGACTACGCCGAGATCGCCCGGTTGGTCGAGGATCTGCTCAGCGGGCTGGCGCAGGAGCTGCACGGGGCCTACACGTTCGAGTACGGGGGCAGGGCGCTCGACTTCACGCCGCCCTTCGCCCGGGTGGACTACGTGGGGTCGCTGCGCGAACACGTGCCGGGGCTGGACTTCGATCCCCTGGACCTCGGCCGCCTGCGCGAGTTCTGCGCGGCGCGCTTCCCGCAGTGGAAGGGGGTGCCCGACTACAAGCTCCTCGACAAGCTGTTCGGCGAGTTCGTGGAGCCGCTGCTCGTGAACCCGACCTTCGTGATGGACCACCCCGCGGTGATCAGCCCCCTCGCCAAGCGGCACCGCACCCGCGAGGGCCTGACCGAACGCTTTGAGGTGTTCTGCTCGGGCTTCGAGTTGGCAAACGCCTTTTCGGAACTCAACGACGCCTTCGATCAGCGCGCCCGCTTTGAGGCCCAGTCCGCCCGCCGCGACGCCGGGGACGACGAGGCCCACGCCCAGGACGAGGACTTCCTGCTCGCGCTGGAGTACGGGATGCCGCCCGCCGGGGGCCTGGGCATCGGCATCGACCGCCTCGCCATGTTGCTGACGGACAGCGACTCCATCCGCGACGTGCTGCTCTTCCCCCTGCTGCGGCCCGAGGGACAGGGGCAGCCCCAGGAGTCGGGGCAACTCTCCGCTCAGGGGTAG
- a CDS encoding ROK family transcriptional regulator, whose product MTYAELPTATLDLAAIRARHTLMLLGRLWQGDRARVDLARELGLSRSAIGSIVAELMDAGLVQEAGQRGAVRSSGRGEGGPVGRRATLLALNTRAVFLLAVDLGASHVRVDLLDLRCAPLASRTVAHDILLGPAATYARLTELTCAVLAEAGVERDRVAAVGAGVPGPVDHATGCVVQPPNMPGWDGENVAAGLERVLGLPTRVDNDANLGALAETRFGAHRGAADLIYVKAATGIGAGVLLGGRLHRGVRGGAGEIGHISINEQGPVGRSGNPGSLESYAAGQVLVRTAAERRAAGVPTTLPDPVTLADLIERANTDPLAREVWAEAGHHLGVAISTALNLFNPSAVVIGGRLAGAGEVFLNAVRESALSRTMRINAGGTRIDLSTLGGDAGVLGAGAMLLDHLFTPGGLRHLYRVAAVGRGPPRTPAALPTVPTALPFSLGGTP is encoded by the coding sequence TTGACGTACGCCGAGTTGCCCACCGCCACGCTGGACCTGGCCGCGATCCGTGCCCGGCACACCCTCATGCTGCTGGGCCGGCTGTGGCAGGGGGACCGGGCCCGGGTGGACCTGGCCCGGGAACTGGGCCTGTCGCGCAGCGCGATCGGCTCCATCGTGGCCGAGCTGATGGACGCCGGGCTGGTGCAGGAGGCGGGACAAAGAGGCGCCGTCCGCAGTTCGGGAAGGGGAGAGGGCGGGCCGGTGGGCCGCCGGGCGACCCTGCTCGCCCTGAATACCCGGGCCGTCTTCCTGCTCGCCGTGGACCTGGGCGCAAGCCACGTGCGGGTCGATCTGCTCGACCTGCGCTGCGCCCCGCTGGCCTCCCGCACGGTGGCGCACGACATCCTGCTCGGGCCGGCGGCGACCTACGCCAGGCTGACCGAGCTGACCTGCGCGGTGCTCGCGGAGGCGGGCGTGGAGCGGGACCGGGTGGCGGCGGTCGGCGCGGGCGTGCCCGGCCCGGTGGACCACGCGACCGGCTGCGTCGTGCAGCCCCCCAACATGCCCGGCTGGGACGGCGAGAACGTGGCGGCGGGGCTGGAGCGCGTCCTCGGCCTGCCCACCCGCGTGGACAACGACGCCAACCTGGGGGCGCTCGCCGAGACCCGTTTCGGGGCGCACCGGGGCGCGGCAGACCTGATCTACGTGAAGGCCGCGACCGGCATCGGGGCGGGTGTGCTCCTCGGCGGGCGGCTGCACCGGGGCGTGCGGGGCGGGGCGGGCGAGATCGGGCACATCAGCATCAACGAGCAGGGGCCGGTGGGCCGCAGCGGCAACCCTGGCAGCCTGGAGAGCTACGCGGCGGGGCAGGTGCTGGTGAGGACTGCCGCCGAGCGCCGCGCCGCCGGGGTGCCCACCACCCTGCCCGATCCGGTCACCCTGGCCGACCTCATCGAGCGGGCAAACACCGACCCCCTGGCCCGTGAGGTGTGGGCAGAGGCCGGACATCACCTCGGCGTGGCGATCAGCACCGCGCTCAACCTCTTCAACCCCAGCGCGGTCGTGATCGGCGGGCGGCTGGCGGGCGCGGGCGAGGTGTTCCTGAACGCCGTGCGCGAGAGTGCCCTGAGCCGCACCATGCGCATCAACGCGGGCGGCACCCGCATCGACCTCAGCACGCTGGGGGGGGACGCCGGGGTGCTTGGGGCGGGCGCGATGCTCCTCGACCACCTCTTTACGCCCGGCGGCCTGCGCCACCTGTACCGGGTCGCGGCGGTGGGCCGGGGGCCGCCCCGGACTCCGGCCGCGTTGCCGACCGTCCCCACCGCCCTGCCGTTCTCCCTAGGAGGAACCCCATGA
- a CDS encoding ABC transporter substrate-binding protein, which produces MKKALLIAAALAVTGTAAAAGKLEIFSWWSGDEGPALDALVKLYKQKYPSVNLVNATVAGGAGTNAKAVLKTRMLGGDPPDSFQVHAGQELIGTWVVANRMEDLTSLYKSEGWMSKFPKDLIPLLSSKGGIWSVPVNVHRSNVMWYVPANLKKWGVTPPKTIDELLKTCATLKAKGVAAPISVGDSSFPQPHMWESIALGTLGTQGWADLFSGKLKFTDPRAVKVWTNFGKVMDCTNKDSSGLTWQQATDRVAKGQSAFNIMGDWAAGYMATTLKLKPGTGFGWAPAPGTAGTFLFLSDSFGLPKGAKDRTEALNWLRLLGSKQGQDTFNPLKGSIAARTDSDLSKYNAYSQSAAKDWRSNKIAGSLIHGVVANETFTSGFGGIVAQFVQNRDANAAAQATQALATQAGIGK; this is translated from the coding sequence ATGAAGAAAGCTCTGCTCATTGCCGCCGCCCTCGCCGTCACGGGCACCGCCGCCGCCGCCGGGAAGCTCGAAATCTTCTCCTGGTGGTCCGGTGACGAGGGCCCCGCCCTCGACGCCCTGGTCAAGCTCTACAAGCAGAAGTACCCCAGCGTGAACCTCGTGAACGCCACGGTCGCGGGCGGCGCGGGCACGAACGCCAAGGCCGTCCTCAAGACCCGGATGCTCGGCGGCGATCCGCCGGACTCCTTCCAGGTACACGCCGGGCAGGAACTCATCGGGACCTGGGTGGTGGCCAACCGCATGGAGGACCTGACCAGCCTCTACAAGTCCGAGGGCTGGATGTCGAAGTTTCCCAAGGACCTGATCCCGCTGCTGTCGAGCAAGGGCGGCATCTGGAGCGTGCCCGTCAACGTCCACCGCTCCAACGTGATGTGGTACGTGCCCGCCAACCTCAAGAAGTGGGGCGTGACGCCGCCCAAGACCATCGACGAACTCCTGAAGACCTGCGCCACCCTCAAGGCCAAGGGTGTGGCGGCTCCCATCTCGGTGGGCGACAGCAGCTTCCCGCAGCCGCATATGTGGGAGTCCATCGCGCTGGGCACGCTGGGCACCCAGGGCTGGGCCGACCTCTTCAGCGGCAAGCTGAAGTTCACCGACCCCCGTGCGGTCAAGGTCTGGACCAACTTCGGCAAGGTTATGGACTGCACGAACAAGGACTCCTCGGGCCTGACCTGGCAGCAGGCGACCGACCGGGTGGCGAAGGGCCAGTCGGCCTTCAACATCATGGGGGACTGGGCCGCCGGGTACATGGCGACCACCCTCAAGCTCAAGCCCGGCACCGGCTTCGGCTGGGCGCCCGCGCCCGGCACGGCGGGGACCTTCCTGTTCCTCTCGGACTCCTTCGGGCTGCCCAAGGGGGCCAAGGACCGCACCGAGGCCCTCAACTGGCTGAGGCTGCTGGGCAGCAAGCAGGGCCAGGACACCTTCAACCCCCTCAAGGGCTCCATCGCGGCCAGGACCGACTCCGACCTCAGCAAGTACAACGCCTACTCGCAGTCGGCGGCCAAGGACTGGCGCAGCAACAAGATCGCGGGCAGCCTGATCCACGGCGTCGTCGCCAACGAGACCTTTACCAGC